In one window of Flavobacterium ginsengisoli DNA:
- a CDS encoding sigma-54-dependent transcriptional regulator, which yields MTHKILIIDDEEKLRSLLVRIIKSEGFEVFEAKDLKTGFKKLEQTDIDVVLCDVKLPDGNGVDFVQNIKSSFSLTEVILLTAFGNIPDGVQAMKNGAFDYIVKGDDNDKIIPLLYKAVEKVHLQKKVKQLEKRIGDKYSFNTIIGKSKGIEQVIDLAQKVAKTDSTVLLTGETGTGKEVFAQAIHENSNRAGKSFVALNCSTFSKEILESELFGHKQGAFTGALKDKKGFIEESNGGTLFLDEIGEMPIDLQAKLLRVLETSEYIPVGDTTPKKSNFRLIAATNRDLKTESDEHRFRSDLYFRLNIFEIKLPSLRERAKDIPLLANFYVKQFSEKTNKKTLQTSADFIEKLENYSWPGNIRELKNVIERSVILSNGDILTSDVLPYEMQHQTENNSKPMSAFSMQSVEKLHIQKVLNYTKGNKAETARLLEIGIATLYRKLEEYQIQ from the coding sequence ATGACACACAAAATTTTAATTATAGACGACGAAGAAAAACTGAGAAGTCTGTTGGTTCGTATTATTAAATCGGAAGGATTTGAAGTTTTTGAAGCGAAAGATTTAAAAACTGGTTTTAAAAAACTGGAACAAACCGATATTGATGTTGTTTTGTGTGATGTAAAATTACCTGACGGAAACGGCGTTGATTTTGTTCAAAACATAAAAAGCAGTTTTTCTTTAACAGAAGTTATTCTGCTGACGGCTTTCGGAAATATTCCCGACGGTGTTCAGGCGATGAAAAATGGTGCTTTCGATTATATTGTAAAAGGTGATGATAACGACAAGATCATTCCGCTTCTTTATAAAGCAGTCGAAAAAGTACATTTGCAGAAAAAAGTAAAACAGCTTGAAAAACGCATTGGCGATAAATACTCTTTCAATACCATAATCGGAAAATCAAAAGGAATTGAGCAAGTTATTGATTTAGCTCAAAAAGTAGCCAAAACCGATTCGACTGTTTTATTGACTGGTGAAACGGGAACAGGAAAAGAAGTTTTTGCACAGGCGATTCATGAAAACAGTAATCGTGCAGGAAAATCTTTTGTGGCTTTAAACTGCAGTACCTTCAGCAAGGAAATTTTAGAGAGTGAACTTTTTGGTCATAAACAAGGTGCATTTACAGGAGCTTTGAAAGATAAAAAAGGTTTTATTGAAGAATCAAACGGAGGAACTTTATTTTTGGATGAAATTGGTGAAATGCCAATTGATCTTCAAGCGAAATTATTACGTGTTTTAGAAACTTCTGAATATATTCCTGTTGGCGATACCACTCCAAAAAAATCAAATTTTAGATTAATTGCGGCAACAAATCGAGACTTAAAAACAGAAAGTGATGAACATCGTTTTCGTTCCGATCTTTATTTCCGTTTGAATATCTTCGAAATTAAATTGCCTTCGCTTCGTGAAAGAGCAAAAGATATTCCGTTGCTAGCGAATTTTTATGTGAAACAGTTTTCAGAAAAAACAAATAAAAAGACTTTACAAACCTCAGCCGATTTTATAGAGAAATTAGAAAATTATTCTTGGCCAGGAAATATCCGTGAACTCAAAAATGTCATCGAAAGATCGGTTATTTTGAGCAATGGAGATATTTTAACTTCGGATGTTCTTCCTTATGAAATGCAACATCAAACGGAAAATAATTCGAAACCAATGTCGGCTTTTTCAATGCAAAGTGTTGAGAAATTGCATATTCAAAAGGTTTTAAATTATACGAAAGGAAATAAGGCTGAAACGGCAAGATTACTTGAAATTGGAATTGCGACCTTATATAGAAAGCTGGAAGAATACCAAATTCAATAA
- a CDS encoding polysaccharide deacetylase family protein produces MSKQILLIVTALFFSNFNCFSNGIIEKDSLKPKTISFKIKLKSADKVKITVSPLKYNKHLAYSFTLDDGYRSAYLTAFPLLNGGKISNSLINEWKIDQGGDGTTSEGLFYSDGMGNKIPFKLALAINGGSIRELPENRGHLSWAEVKEMYNAGWDILNHGFHHATKHGTNYFAEVTENKTSIKQNLDFTMSHFVVPGGEGDEKYYLEYEKEALNNGHFSVASYYGVGPVFKVDSKVDLDKMISARTFVQSSKDTITFKTMDHYLQMLDSIVKQPNTVWFNEFTHGTGNTNLWNLSMRFPEFKYYMTTLANKYGLKGNDSIWMAPWQEVYEYIWLRDRIKADFQQKNKEVTVTIQLPEIPETFRNREISLNVETASKFEVEPNKDLKIKDDGKTTHKQIFIQLEK; encoded by the coding sequence ATGTCAAAACAAATTCTTTTAATAGTAACTGCTTTATTTTTTAGCAATTTCAATTGTTTTTCAAACGGAATTATCGAAAAGGATTCTTTAAAACCGAAAACCATTTCATTCAAAATAAAACTAAAATCGGCTGATAAAGTAAAAATTACCGTTTCGCCTTTAAAATACAATAAACATTTAGCCTATAGTTTTACGCTCGACGATGGTTATAGATCTGCTTACTTAACAGCTTTTCCATTATTGAATGGAGGAAAAATCAGTAATTCTTTGATTAACGAATGGAAAATCGATCAAGGCGGAGACGGAACAACTTCGGAAGGACTTTTCTATTCAGACGGAATGGGAAATAAAATTCCGTTTAAATTGGCATTAGCGATTAATGGAGGTTCGATTCGTGAATTACCAGAAAATCGCGGACATCTTTCTTGGGCTGAGGTAAAGGAAATGTACAATGCAGGCTGGGACATTTTGAATCACGGTTTTCATCACGCCACAAAACATGGAACGAATTATTTTGCAGAAGTGACCGAAAATAAAACTTCAATAAAGCAGAATCTAGATTTTACAATGTCTCATTTTGTAGTTCCTGGCGGAGAAGGTGATGAAAAATATTATTTAGAATATGAAAAAGAAGCGCTTAATAATGGACATTTTTCAGTAGCTTCTTATTATGGTGTTGGTCCAGTTTTTAAAGTTGACTCAAAAGTAGATTTAGATAAAATGATTTCTGCTAGAACTTTTGTTCAAAGCTCAAAAGATACTATCACTTTTAAAACTATGGACCATTATTTACAAATGTTAGATTCGATCGTGAAACAGCCAAATACAGTTTGGTTTAACGAATTCACACACGGAACAGGAAATACAAATCTATGGAATCTAAGCATGCGTTTTCCAGAATTTAAATATTATATGACTACGCTAGCCAATAAATATGGATTAAAAGGAAATGATTCGATTTGGATGGCGCCATGGCAGGAAGTTTACGAATATATTTGGTTAAGAGATAGAATAAAAGCAGATTTTCAGCAGAAAAATAAAGAAGTGACCGTTACAATTCAGCTTCCTGAAATTCCAGAAACTTTCAGAAATCGTGAAATTTCATTGAATGTAGAAACTGCATCAAAATTTGAAGTCGAGCCAAATAAAGATTTGAAAATAAAAGACGACGGAAAAACAACTCACAAGCAGATTTTTATTCAGTTGGAGAAATAA
- the kdpF gene encoding K(+)-transporting ATPase subunit F, whose protein sequence is MTALFIISIAVFVYLIYVLIKPEKF, encoded by the coding sequence ATGACCGCACTATTTATTATTTCAATCGCCGTTTTCGTGTATTTGATTTATGTACTAATCAAACCCGAAAAATTTTAA
- a CDS encoding DUF7674 family protein, translating to MKNQVNSIYKQAERFAEITKKNIICGNIVRAKKCLALAERLFITGSIETKNAISNVYIFSVSSFMEMRHCNISHLFPQTLKAEYIKQVNASGV from the coding sequence ATGAAAAATCAAGTTAATTCTATTTACAAACAGGCTGAACGCTTTGCTGAGATAACTAAAAAAAACATTATCTGCGGCAATATCGTTCGGGCTAAAAAATGTCTAGCACTTGCTGAACGATTATTTATTACTGGAAGCATCGAAACTAAAAATGCTATTTCGAACGTGTATATTTTCTCAGTTTCGTCTTTTATGGAAATGCGTCATTGCAATATCTCTCATCTTTTCCCTCAAACCCTTAAAGCGGAATATATCAAGCAGGTTAATGCTTCGGGAGTCTAA
- a CDS encoding porin produces the protein MKKIILTALIAFGYSNLHAQEEPKSPLKFSGYVETYYSYDFGKPENHTQPSFFYNFNKSNEVNINLGLAKVNYTKENVRGNFALMAGTYAEYNMSAEQGLLKNIYEANVGVKISQKHNLWIDAGIMPSHIGFESAIGKDCQTLTRSILAENSPYYETGVKIGYTSDSGEWYLAGMYLNGWQRIEKVEGNQTPAFGTQVTYKPSDRIALNWSTYVGNEQPDIDKKWRYFNNFYGQFKVAEKVNLTTGFDIGSQQSAKGSNKYDVWFSPVLILQYKPTDKIQLVARGEYYSDEKGVIIATETPNGFKTYGFSANFDYLVTDNVMFRIEARNLSSKDEIFTNKNNLPTDTNTFVTTSLAISF, from the coding sequence ATGAAAAAAATAATACTTACCGCTTTAATCGCTTTTGGTTATAGCAATTTACATGCACAAGAAGAACCCAAAAGTCCGCTAAAATTTTCAGGATATGTAGAAACCTATTATAGCTATGATTTTGGAAAACCTGAAAATCATACTCAGCCAAGCTTTTTTTATAACTTTAATAAAAGTAATGAAGTAAACATCAATTTAGGTTTGGCAAAAGTAAATTATACGAAAGAAAATGTTCGTGGAAACTTTGCTTTAATGGCTGGAACGTACGCTGAATATAACATGTCGGCAGAACAAGGTTTGCTGAAAAATATATACGAGGCAAATGTTGGTGTGAAGATCTCACAAAAACATAATTTGTGGATCGATGCTGGAATTATGCCTTCGCATATTGGTTTTGAAAGTGCAATTGGAAAAGACTGCCAGACTTTAACCCGAAGTATTCTGGCTGAAAATTCACCTTATTATGAAACGGGTGTAAAAATTGGCTATACTTCTGATTCTGGAGAATGGTATTTGGCTGGTATGTACTTGAATGGCTGGCAGAGAATTGAGAAAGTTGAAGGCAATCAAACGCCAGCTTTTGGAACTCAGGTTACTTACAAACCGTCTGATCGGATTGCTTTGAACTGGAGTACTTATGTTGGAAATGAACAGCCAGATATTGATAAAAAATGGCGTTACTTCAATAATTTTTACGGGCAGTTTAAAGTAGCTGAAAAAGTAAATTTAACGACTGGTTTTGATATTGGTTCTCAGCAATCGGCTAAAGGAAGCAATAAATATGATGTTTGGTTCTCTCCTGTTTTAATTCTGCAATACAAACCAACTGATAAAATCCAGCTTGTAGCACGTGGAGAATATTACAGCGATGAAAAAGGTGTAATCATTGCAACAGAAACGCCAAACGGATTTAAAACTTACGGTTTTTCGGCTAACTTTGATTACTTAGTTACTGATAATGTTATGTTTAGAATTGAAGCCAGAAATCTTTCCAGTAAAGACGAAATCTTCACAAACAAAAACAATCTTCCAACGGATACAAATACGTTTGTAACGACTTCCTTGGCGATTAGTTTTTAG
- a CDS encoding K(+)-transporting ATPase subunit C, with protein MKNLFSIIKLTVATLILFAVIYPLSIYGIAQIAPNQGKGETLSVNGKVVGYLKIGQKFDKSNYFWGRPSAIDYNAAGSAGSNKGPSNAEYLALVQKRIDTLLLVHPYLKKTDIPADMVTASGSGLDPNISPQGALIQVKRIAKERNLAEAKVKALVESKINTAVVGPETVNVLELNVALDALR; from the coding sequence ATGAAAAATCTATTTTCTATAATAAAACTTACTGTGGCTACTTTAATCTTATTCGCAGTTATTTATCCTCTTTCGATTTACGGAATCGCGCAAATTGCTCCCAATCAAGGAAAAGGAGAAACGCTTTCGGTTAACGGAAAAGTAGTGGGTTATCTAAAAATTGGACAAAAGTTCGATAAATCGAATTATTTCTGGGGAAGACCTTCGGCCATTGATTATAATGCTGCAGGAAGCGCCGGAAGCAACAAAGGTCCAAGCAATGCTGAGTATTTGGCTTTGGTTCAAAAAAGAATTGATACACTTTTATTGGTTCACCCATATTTGAAAAAAACTGACATTCCTGCTGATATGGTTACCGCTTCAGGAAGCGGTTTAGATCCGAATATTTCTCCGCAAGGGGCGCTGATTCAGGTTAAACGAATTGCTAAAGAAAGAAATTTAGCTGAAGCTAAAGTAAAAGCTTTGGTGGAATCTAAAATTAATACTGCTGTTGTTGGTCCTGAAACAGTGAATGTTTTGGAGTTGAATGTGGCTTTAGATGCGCTTCGCTAA